One region of Methanomicrobia archaeon genomic DNA includes:
- a CDS encoding addiction module toxin, HicA family: protein MGLSWRSLPDITARKRPLLSSNFTETPMKLPLISGEDMCKIVAKWGFVMVHRKGSHTVWRHEYGRTTTIPLHSGDDFPRGLIKKNLKDIELPVEDYLKLR, encoded by the coding sequence ATGGGATTAAGTTGGCGCTCGTTGCCGGATATAACAGCACGTAAACGCCCTTTATTAAGTTCTAATTTTACAGAGACACCTATGAAATTACCGCTAATTTCTGGCGAAGATATGTGTAAGATTGTCGCAAAATGGGGATTTGTGATGGTTCACCGGAAAGGTAGTCACACCGTTTGGAGACATGAATATGGTAGAACAACGACTATTCCGCTACATTCAGGGGACGATTTTCCAAGAGGATTGATTAAGAAGAATTTAAAGGATATAGAACTCCCGGTTGAAGATTATTTAAAACTAAGATAA